Proteins encoded together in one Mus musculus strain C57BL/6J chromosome 16, GRCm38.p6 C57BL/6J window:
- the Adamts1 gene encoding A disintegrin and metalloproteinase with thrombospondin motifs 1 preproprotein: MQPKVPLGSRKQKPCSDMGDVQRAARSRGSLSAHMLLLLLASITMLLCARGAHGRPTEEDEELVLPSLERAPGHDSTTTRLRLDAFGQQLHLKLQPDSGFLAPGFTLQTVGRSPGSEAQHLDPTGDLAHCFYSGTVNGDPGSAAALSLCEGVRGAFYLQGEEFFIQPAPGVATERLAPAVPEEESSARPQFHILRRRRRGSGGAKCGVMDDETLPTSDSRPESQNTRNQWPVRDPTPQDAGKPSGPGSIRKKRFVSSPRYVETMLVADQSMADFHGSGLKHYLLTLFSVAARFYKHPSIRNSISLVVVKILVIYEEQKGPEVTSNAALTLRNFCSWQKQHNSPSDRDPEHYDTAILFTRQDLCGSHTCDTLGMADVGTVCDPSRSCSVIEDDGLQAAFTTAHELGHVFNMPHDDAKHCASLNGVSGDSHLMASMLSSLDHSQPWSPCSAYMVTSFLDNGHGECLMDKPQNPIKLPSDLPGTLYDANRQCQFTFGEESKHCPDAASTCTTLWCTGTSGGLLVCQTKHFPWADGTSCGEGKWCVSGKCVNKTDMKHFATPVHGSWGPWGPWGDCSRTCGGGVQYTMRECDNPVPKNGGKYCEGKRVRYRSCNIEDCPDNNGKTFREEQCEAHNEFSKASFGNEPTVEWTPKYAGVSPKDRCKLTCEAKGIGYFFVLQPKVVDGTPCSPDSTSVCVQGQCVKAGCDRIIDSKKKFDKCGVCGGNGSTCKKMSGIVTSTRPGYHDIVTIPAGATNIEVKHRNQRGSRNNGSFLAIRAADGTYILNGNFTLSTLEQDLTYKGTVLRYSGSSAALERIRSFSPLKEPLTIQVLMVGHALRPKIKFTYFMKKKTESFNAIPTFSEWVIEEWGECSKTCGSGWQRRVVQCRDINGHPASECAKEVKPASTRPCADLPCPHWQVGDWSPCSKTCGKGYKKRTLKCVSHDGGVLSNESCDPLKKPKHYIDFCTLTQCS; the protein is encoded by the exons ATGCAGCCAAAAGTCCCTTTGGGGTCACGCAAGCAGAAGCCCTGCTCCGACATGGGGGACGTCCAGCGGGCAGCGAGATCTCGGGGCTCTCTGTCCGCACACATGCTGTTGCTGCTCCTCGCTTCCATAACAATGCTGCTATGTGCGCGGGGCGCACACGGGCGCCCCACGGAGGAAGATGAGGAGCTGGTCCTGCCCTCGCTGGAGCGCGCCCCGGGCCACGATTCCACCACCACACGCCTTCGTCTGGACGCCTTTGGCCAGCAGCTACATCTGAAGTTGCAGCCGGACAGCGGTTTCTTGGCGCCTGGCTTCACCCTGCAGACTGTGGGGCGCAGTCCCGGGTCCGAGGCACAACATCTGGACCCCACCGGGGACCTGGCTCACTGCTTCTACTCTGGCACGGTGAACGGTGATCCCGGCTCTGCCGCAGCCCTCAGCCTCTGTGAAGGTGTGCGTGGTGCCTTCTACCTACAAGGAGAGGAGTTCTTCATTCAGCCAGCGCCTGGAGTGGCCACCGAGCGCCTGGCCCCTGCCGTGCCCGAGGAGGAGTCATCCGCACGGCCGCAGTTCCACATCCTGAGGCGAAGGCGGCGGGGCAGTGGCGGCGCCAAGTGCGGCGTCATGGACGACGAGACCCTGCCAACCAGCGACTCGCGACCCGAGAGCCAGAACACCCGGAACCAGTGGCCTGTGCGGGACCCCACGCCTCAGGACGCGGGAAAGCCATCAG GACCAGGAAGCATAAGGAAGAAGCGATTTGTGTCCAGCCCCCGTTATGTGGAAACCATGCTCGTAGCTGACCAGTCCATGGCCGACTTCCACGGCAGCGGTCTAAAGCATTACCTTCTAACCCTGTTCTCGGTGGCAGCCAGGTTTTACAAGCATCCCAGCATTAGGAATTCAATTAGCCTGGTGGTGGTGAAGATCTTGGTCATATACGAGGAGCAGAAGGGACCAGAAGTTACCTCCAATGCAGCTCTCACCCTTCGGAATTTCTGCAGCTGGCAGAAACAACACAACAGCCCCAGTGACCGGGATCCAGAGCACTATGACACTGCAATTCTGTTCACCAGACAG GATTTATGTGGCTCCCACACGTGTGACACTCTCGGAATGGCAGATGTTGGAACCGTATGTGACCCCAGCAGGAGCTGCTCAGTCATAGAAGATGATGGTTTGCAAGCCGCCTTCACCACAGCCCATGAATTGG GCCATGTGTTTAACATGCCGCACGATGATGCTAAGCACTGTGCCAGCTTGAATGGTGTGAGTGGCGATTCTCATCTGATGGCCTCGATGCTCTCCAGCTTAGACCATAGCCAGCCCTGGTCACCTTGCAGTGCCTACATGGTCACGTCCTTCCTAGATAATGGACACG gggaATGTTTGATGGACAAGCCCCAGAATCCAATCAAGCTCCCTTCTGATCTTCCCGGTACCTTGTACGATGCCAACCGCCAGTGTCAGTTTACATTCGGAGAGGAATCCAAGCACTGCCCTGATGCAGCCAGCACATGTACTACCCTGTGGTGCACTGGCACCTCCGGTGGCTTACTGGTGTGCCAAACAAAACACTTCCCTTGGGCAGATGGCACCAGCTGTGGAGAAGGGAAGTGGTGTGTCAGTGGCAAGTGCGTGAACAAGACAGACATGAAGCATTTTGCT ACTCCTGTTCATGGAAGCTGGGGACCATGGGGACCGTGGGGAGACTGCTCAAGAACCTGTGGTGGTGGAGTTCAATACACAATGAGAGAATGTGACAACCCAGTCCCAAAGAACGGAGGGAAGTACTGTGAAGGCAAACGAGTCCGCTACAGGTCCTGTAACATCGAGGACTGTCCAGACAATAACG GAAAAACGTTCAGAGAGGAGCAGTGCGAGGCGCACAATGAGTTTTCCAAAGCTTCCTTTGGGAATGAGCCCACTGTAGAGTGGACACCCAAGTACGCCGGCGTCTCGCCAAAGGACAGGTGCAAGCTCACCTGTGAAGCCAAAGGCATTGGCTACTTTTTCGTCTTACAGCCCAAG GTTGTAGATGGCACTCCCTGTAGTCCAGACTCTACCTCTGTCTGTGTGCAAGGGCAGTGTGTGAAAGCTGGCTGTGATCGCATCATAGACTCCAAAAAGAAGTTTGATAAGTGTGGCGTTTGTGGAGGAAACGGTTCCACATGCAAGAAGATGTCAGGAATAGTCACTAGTACAAG ACCTGGGTATCATGACATTGTCACAATTCCTGCTGGAGCCACCAACATTGAAGTGAAACATCGGAATCAAAGGGGGTCCAGAAACAATGGCAGCTTTCTGGCTATTAGAGCCGCTGATGGTACCTATATTCTGAATGGAAACTTCACTCTGTCCACACTAGAGCAAGACCTCACCTACAAAGGTACTGTCTTAAGGTACAGTGGTTCCTCGGCTGCGCTGGAAAGAATCCGCAGCTTTAGTCCACTCAAAGAACCCTTAACCATCCAGGTTCTTATGGTAGGCCATGCTCTCCGACCCAAAATTAAATTCACCTACTTTATGAAGAAGAAGACAGAGTCATTCAACGCCATTCCCACATTTTCTGAGTGGGTGATTGAAGAGTGGGGGGAGTGCTCCAAGACATGCGGCTCAGGTTGGCAGAGAAGAGTAGTGCAGTGCAGAGACATTAACGGACACCCTGCTTCCGAATGTGCAAAGGAAGTGAAGCCAGCCAGTACCAGACCTTGTGCAGACCTTCCTTGCCCACACTGGCAGGTGGGGGATTGGTCACCATGTTCCAAAACTTGCGGGAAGGGTTACAAGAAGAGAACCTTGAAATGTGTGTCCCACGATGGGGGCGTGTTATCAAATGAGAGCTGTGATCCTTTGAAGAAGCCAAAGCATTACATTGACTTTTGCACACTGACACAGTGCAGTTAA